In Solea senegalensis isolate Sse05_10M linkage group LG6, IFAPA_SoseM_1, whole genome shotgun sequence, one genomic interval encodes:
- the slc44a1a gene encoding choline transporter-like protein 1, whose product MGCCTSTEGKRDWKPLEERSCTDIPWLILFTVFCVGMACICGYPIATGAASRLVSGYDSYGNTCGHNNTKIDGVPLSGQDMRENKFVFFLDPCNLDLINRKIKSIALCVSKCPASELKTYDDLKKFALNNGTQLCSYDISPTRYTGHSERFTKCPKLPVSKSKALPVFDRCIPVDIGCYAEFIQSFITFVSDNDVLRRVVSGVMASKEIIMGLCILALVLSLIMMIIIRYISKVLVWILTILVIIGSIGGTGVLWWLYADHRIALDNNTTSALGNEVASDNVKALLVYAIGATIFTVILLLVMFFMRKRVALTIALFHVAGKVFIHLPLLALQPFWTFLCLMLFWVYWIAVLLFLGTTGTPIKNNSTGVVEYQMQGPFQYLVWYHAVGLIWISEFILAFQQMTIAGAVVTYYFTRNKSQMPVTPILSSMARTFRYHLGTLAKGSFIITLVKIPRLILTYIHSQLKGKENACARCMLKACVCCLWCLEKCLAYLNQNAYTATAINSTSFCTSAREAFLILVENALRVAAINTVGDFVLFLGKVLIVSCTAFAGVLALNYQRDYAVWVLPLLIVCVFAYLVAHCFLSVFENVVDVLFLCFAVDTKYNDGSPGREYYMDKALMEFVENSKKQGRYKAGDGDGREMKSMTRGGTLA is encoded by the exons ATGGGATGCTGTACCAGCACAGAG GGTAAACGTGATTGGAAACCGCTGGAGGAGCGCAGCTGTACGGATATCCCATGGCTCATCCTCTTCACAGTGTTCTGTGTTGGCATG GCATGTATCTGTGGCTATCCCATTGCCACAGGTGCTGCCTCTAGGCTCGTCTCAGGATATGACAGTTATGGCAACACCTGCGGTCACAATAACACCAAGATTGACGGAGTACCTCTCAGTGGCCAGGACATGAGGGAAAACAA ATTTGTCTTCTTCCTGGACCCTTGCAACCTCGACCTCATTAACAGAAAGATCAAGTCCATCGCTCTGTGTGTCTCCAAATGCCCTGCTTCTGAACTGAAGACTTATGATGATTTAAAGAAGTTTGCTCTAAATAATG GCACACAGCTCTGTTCTTATGATATTTCTCCAACAAGATACACAGGCCATTCAGAAAGATTCACTAAATGTCCCAAACTCCCTGTTTCAAAAAG TAAGGCTCTCCCAGTGTTTGACCGCTGTATCCCAGTGGACATTGGCTGCTATGCTGAATTTATTCAGTCATTCATCACATTTGTCAGTGACAACGATGTGCTGCGACGTGTCGTTTCTGGGGTCATGGCCAGCAAGGAGATCATCATGGGTCTTTGTATTCTGGCTTtag TTCTGTCCCTGATCATGATGATCATCATCCGTTACATCTCCAAAGTGCTGGTGTGGATTCTAACGATCCTCGTCATCATCGGCTCAATAG GTGGGACAGGCGTCCTCTGGTGGCTGTACGCTGACCACAGGATTGCTCTCGACAATAATACCACATCTGCGTTAGGGAATGAAGTTGCCTCAGACAATGTCAAAGCCCTCCTTGTGTACGCAATTGGTGCTACAATTTTCACG GTGATTCTCCTGCTGGTGATGTTCTTCATGAGGAAGCGAGTGGCGCTCACTATCGCTCTGTTCCACGTGGCGGGGAAAGTGTTCATCCACCTGCCTTTGCTGGCCTTGCAGCCATTCTGGACTTTCCTCTGCCTCATGCTCTTCTGGGTCTACTGGATTGCCGTGCTTCTCTTCCTCGGGACTACAG GAACACCAATAAAGAACAACTCTACAGGTGTGGTCGAATATCAAATGCAAGGACCCTTTCAGTACCTGGTGTGGTATCACGCTGTGGGTCTCATCTGGATCAGCGAGTTCATTCTCGCGTTCCAGCAGATGACCATCGCGGGAGCTGTCGTCACCTACTATTTCACAAG GAATAAATCCCAGATGCCAGTAACTCCCATCCTTTCTTCCATGGCACGAACCTTCCGCTACCACCTGGGCACTCTGGCCAAAGGCTCCTTCATCATCACACTTGTAAAGATCCCTCGTTTAATCCTGACTTACATCCACAGCCAGCTTAAAGGAAAG GAAAACGCTTGTGCTCGTTGCATGCTGAAAGCATGTGTCTGCTGTTTATGGTGCTTGGAGAAGTGTTTAGCATACTTGAATCAA AATGCTTACACTGCAACAGCCATCAACAGCACCAGTTTCTGCACCTCAGCCCGTGAAGCGTTTCTGATCCTTGTGGAGAACGCCCTCCGCGTAGCCGCCATTAACACCGTGGGCGACTTTGTCCTCTTCTTGGGAAAG GTGCTCATCGTCTCCTGCACAGCTTTCGCTGGCGTCCTGGCTCTGAATTACCAGAGGGACTACGCCGTGTGGGTGCTGCCTCTCCTCATTGTCTGCGTGTTTGCCTACCTGGTGGCTCACTGCTTCCTTTCTGTGTTTGAGAACGTGGTTGatgtcctcttcctctgctttgCTGTGGACACAAAGTATAATGATGGCAGCCCTGGACGGGAGTACTACATGGACAAGGCCTTAATG GAATTTGTTGAGAACAGTAAGAAACAGGGTCGGTACAAGGCAGGTGACGGAGACGGACGGGAGATGAAGTCCATG ACACGTGGGGGAACTTTAGCTTAA